The DNA region CCGAGATGCTGTCCATTGTAGATTTTATCGAACTCGCCAACCGGCTTACTAACCTGCTATAATGGATATCGATACAAGCCAGATCTACTTTCCCGCCGAAGATACGTATCTCCTGATAAAAGCTGCACGTACCGAAGTAAAACAGGAAGACCGCGTGCTGGAGATCGGAACCGGATCGGGAGCCGTCGCAAAATCCGTAGCTGAGATAACGCCCGCCGTTCTCGCCGTCGAAATAAATCCCCATGCGGCACAATATGCCCGCGAAGTAAACGGGATCGAGGTCATCAGAGGGGATCTCTTTGATCCGGTCTGCGGAGAGTTCGATCTGATACTATTCAACGCGCCCTACCTTCCAACAGACCCGGCCGAACGGTTTGACGACTGGCTTGAGTATGCTCTCGACGGCGGACCTTCTGGACGTGACGTTGTCGAGCGGTTCCTTCGGGAAGCTCCATCACGCCTCGCGACATTTGGCAGAATCCTCCTTCTCATCTCCTCCCTTACCGGCATGAATGAGATTCTCAAGCTTTGTCACGCACAAGGATTCATTGCCCTTGTCACGGCAGAGGAGCGGCAGGAAGACGGCGAAACCCTGTATGTTCTTCGGATCTCGCGGGATCTGTGTTCTCTTTGCGGAACCTAATTAATCCCTGAATCCCCAATGTAGAATATGTCTCGCATATTATCCGAACACGATATTGAAATTCTTTTAAAACTCGCACCGGAGTGTGATACGCTTGTCTGCGGAACATCGGAAAATCAGTACCGTTCCATTCTGCCGCCGGTGGCAAACCATTATGCAAAGGATGCCGACGATTTCGCGGCACGGCTCAACAGACTAACGGAGGAGGAGTTTGTCTCGCTTATTGAACTGATCCGTGTGGGAGAGGAGGGAATAACCTGCCTTCCAACGGAGTGTGCAGAAGTGTTAATCGAACAGGCAATGCGGCGGGCCGGGGCAGAGGCTGCAAATGAGTTGTATGCACTCTACGAAATGGGCATTCAGTGTCAATAATCCTTTTTTGCTGTATTCCAATATTATTTAATCTCAGAAATATATTATCAAAATATTATGGACGAGAAACAGGCTCTTACTCATGAGAACGGAGCGCCGGTAGCCGACAATCTGAACTCACTCACTGCAGGACCCCGCGGACCATTAATGCTCCAGGATCTGTGGTTTCTGGAAAAACTTGCTCATTTCGACCGGGAAGTCATCCCTGAGAGGCGTATGCATGCAAAAGGTTCCGGGGCATTCGGGACTTTTACCGTGACAGGCGAGGTGGAAAAATACACCAAAGCAAAAGTTTTCGAAAAAGGAAAAAAGACCGATGTATTTGTCCGATTTTCAACCGTGGCAGGCGAGCGCGGAGCAGCTGATGCAGAGCGTGATATCCGCGGGTTTGCCATAAAATTTTATACTGAAGATGGGAACTGGGATTTGGTAGGGAACAACACGCCGGTCTTTTTCATCAGGGATCCGCTGCAGTTTCCCGATCTGAACCATGCCATAAAACGTGATCCGAAAACGAACATGCGCTCTGCACAGAACAACTGGGACTTCTGGACTTCGCTGCCTGAAGCGCTTCATCAGGTTACGATCGTCATGTCCGACAGAGGTATCCCGGCAAGCTACCGGCACATGCATGGATTTGGAAGCCACACATACAGTCTCATCAATGCAGAAGGAAAACGATTCTGGGTCAAGTATCACTTCAAAACCCAGCAGGGAATCAAAAATATCACCGATCAGGAAGCAGAAATGCTCGTCGGCATGGACAGGGAGAGTAACCAGAGAGATCTCTTTGAAGCAATCGAGAGAAAAGAGTTCCCAAGATGGACGATGTACTTCCAGATTATGACCGAGGAGGAGGCAAGAGTCCGAAAAGAAAATCCATTCGACATATCCAAAGTCTGGAGCCACAAAGAGTATCCGATGATTGAAGTCGGCGTTCTCGAACTCAACAGAAATCCGGAGAATTATTTCGCTGATGTGGAACAGGCAGCTTTCAATCCGGCGAACCTTGTTCCGGGGGTTGGCGTTTCTCCCGACAAACTTCTCCAAGGCAGACTCTTTTCCTACGGAGATGCTCAACGTTACCGGCTTGGGGTGAATCATTCACTCATCCCGGTCAATCGTCCGAAAGTACCTGTCCATGCTTATCACCGGGACGGGCGTATGCGGGTGGATGGAAATTATGGGGCAACGAAAGGGTATGTTCCAAATAGTTATGGTGAATGGGCAGGGCAGGAAGCATATCGTGACCCGCCGCTGAGCCTGTCCGGCGATATGGCCAGATATGAGCAGAAGGATGATGTGAACGACGACTGTTTCTATCAGCCGGGTGATTTGTACCGTCTGATGACGGAAGATAAAAAACAGGTTTTGATCGAAAACACCGCCCGAAACATGGAGACCGTAACGGAGAATATTAAATACCGTCACGCTGCCCACTGTTATCTTGCAGATCCAAATTATGGTACGAGATTTGCCAAAATCTGCGGTCTTGATCTGGATAAAGTCATCTCACTCGCCAAAATGAGTCACGCAGAGAGGATGGAACATACAAAAAATTAGAGAAAATATTATTCTTTTTTCTTTTTCACAACAGCCGGCTGTTTTCCAGAGTCAGCGGCATCATTATCGATATCCACCGTGATCCCGATAAGGAATGCGTTCATTCTGTCGATTGCTTCCCGGTTCTGGGTATTAGCCGCGGCAGCCTTCTGATAACACAAATATGCCGTGTCCCGTTCGTTTCGAAGGTCATACACCTTTCCCAGCTCAACAAGGGCACGGCTGTCTTTTGGATTATCGGCAACATAATTGCCGAGGATCTTTAATGCCTCGTCATACTTGCCGGCACGACGAAGATCGACGGCACCCTCAATTATATTGACCGGATCACCGGAAGAACCGGTTTTGGATCCCTTGCCGGAAACCCCAGGACCTGTGCCTTCACGCTGTTTTCGCTTCGGTGGAGGAATAAACTGGGAAGCCTCGCGTTTCTTGCGTTCGACACGGTCTTCCATCTCCTTGCTCGCCCGGCGGGGAGGCTTCGCCACCTCAACTTCGTCCTCTTCGCGGCGGAGTTTACGGGACCCGGCCTTTTTGCGCCGTGCATCATCGTGAGCATGCTTTTCCACCGCATGAATCTCTTTCTTTTTCACGACCCAGGCAGGCTCGGAATCGGGTTTGGCAGAGGCTTTTTTGTCACCGATCCATGCAGACTCTTTTTTCTCGGTAGAGCGGCGGTCGACCCTCCGTTTTTCTTTTTCCCGTTCCTCTTCCATGCAGAAAAGTTCGGCGATCATTTCCAGAGGATCGTCCATTACGCGGACAAGTTTGTCGATCTCCAAGAGCCGCTCCATGCCGATGAAATGTTCGGCCATAACTTTTCCAAGCGGGGAAAGTTCCAGGAAACCTCCTGACTTTCTGACAAGTTTATGTTTGAGAAGTTCCTGGATCGGATCGTCACCCACACCGACCATACTGTTTCCAACGGTGATGATGTCAGCCTCGCGGCCGCGGCAGGTTATGGCGTTCGCCGCAAACTCTTCGGATGTTTCCTCGATGTCGTATACCGGAGAGACCTCTTCCATATCTCCTTTGAGAAGCTGGATGGCAACTTCCTCCTCGGTCAGTTTCGTTTCACGCGAATACGAGACCCCGGGTTCGGCGAGAACAACAACACGTCCAAGATCATGGAAATCCGGTCGACCGGCACGACCCATCATCTGATGGAACTCCTGAACGGAGAGCCAGTCGATTCCCATCGCGAGAGCGTCGAAGATGACCTGACTGGCAGGAAAATCCACACCGGCAGCCAGTGCCGCGGTCGTTACAACACAGGCAAGTTTTCCTTCCTCGAACTGCCGTTCAACTGCCCGGCGTTCCTGGGAAGTAAGTCCGGCGTGATAGGGGGCAGCCATTCCGCCGATTGCCTCGGCGATCGTATGACACCTGCTCCGTGCATTCGTGAAAACTATCGTCTGACCTTTGTATCCCTTGGAAGAAGTCTTGTTGAACTCCTCGAACACCAGTTTTTTGATGAACGGGATCTTCCCGTCTTTTTCCGTAAAAATCAGATGGCGTTCCAGAGCAACCGGACGGTCTGCATAGGAAACAAGAGCGGCGTTCAGTTTTTTTGCGAGAAGGTTCGGTGAACCGATCGTTGCTGAAAGATAGAGGAACTGGGCTTTGGGCGCGACGTATTTCAGTCTCGCGATCAGCCCGTCGAGACGGTGTCCACGCTCAGGATCTTCGAGCATCTGGACCTCGTCGATCACGACTGTTCCAATATTGCTGACCGGCATGCCCTTTCTCAAGAGATTGTCCATACCCTCGTAGGTTCCGACAACGATCCCGCCGCCTGCCCCGCGGTTTCCTACCGGGCGTGTTTCCGGCAGATTCACCCGGGAAACACCGGTCATTATCGAGGTTTGGGTAACTGACTTGTATTTTTCAGAGAACCTGTCATACTTCTGGTTCGCAAGAGCGACGAGAGGGACCAGGAAAAGCATTCTCCCGCGTTTTTCGATATAATTTTTCAGCCCCGCCATCTCTCCGATGAAGGTCTTGCCGCTTGCAGTAGCCGCAACAACGAGCAGATCTTTTCCGTACAGAAGACCCGACTCGACCGCACGCTGCTGGGCGGGCATGAGTGTCTCAACACCGCAGAGATCGACGAATTTGCGGGGCAGCGGTAGATTTTCGATACGTTCGGTCGGCGTCTGATCATGCGCTTCGAGCCGGTCGAACATCGTTTTCTTGGTATCGAGAGATTCGGGCTGAAGAATCGCGAGCACCATGTCCAGATCGCGGTATTCTTCCAGAAGATTTTCGATATGGAGCTGGGTTCGTTTTCCCAGATGTTTGATATGACCGAGTTCGCGGCGGAGCTCACGCTTCGCACAATCAAGACAGACATACTCCTGCCCGCATCTGATCCGCGTCTCTTCGGTAAGAGGAGTTATACGATCGTCAAAGAGACAGGTACGGCAAAGCGTCGTTGTCTCCCAGGATAACTGCATCCCGCGCAGAAAATCCTGAAACGCCGGCATCGTCTGCGTGAGTTTGATCGGACCGTTTGCACGAAGAACCGTGATGAACTCCTTTGTCGGCGTCTTCTCGGCATGGGATGTCCCAGGACGTCTGACGAAAAACTCAGACGGGCGCATCCCCTTGGAGGTCTCTTCGAGTTCGACGGTCCCTACATGTTTGATTTTGCCTGCCTTTGCGTCGTCACAAAAATAGACTTTATACCCTTTTTTCCAGGGTTGGACGATGGTCGTCACGTTATTCTGTCACCAGTTCGTGGATCGTATAGGAAAGACCCGCGGTTTCCAGACGTTTCAGGAAATCGGTGAACTCCTCATCAACGACCAGGATCAGACAGCGCATTCCATGGAAAGCCGCCTCGACGGTTCCTTCCCGTGCCCCGAAAAACATATCCGGTTTGATGCCCGAGTTTTTGCAGGCCAGATAGGCTTCCAGTCCAACTGCTGCGATGATATCGGCATTTTTTGCAAGAGAGAGGAATTTTTCCATCGAAACCATCTTCGAGCCGCCGCGTTCGATACGCGGGACTTTGGCAACATCCACTTTTCCTTCGGTGTGCTCAATGATCCCTGCGAGCCGTGCCACGCCCACATCCATTCCTGCGGAGGCATCGGCCGTGACCATGCCCATCGCGGTCTGAGGACGTTTGCCCGCATACAGCCAGCCGGATTTCATGTACACGCCTACCGAATCGCCTGCTTTCAAATCAGCATCCGCAATGGCAGCCCAGGTTACGACCTGATGAATGATATCCCGGCGAACGTGACGTGCATAGGACTCCAAGATCTCCGCATTGTTCAGGACCCATTCGACACCCTTGTGGGTGACGTAATATCTTCCTCTTCCTTCGGCACTGATGTAGCCTTCTTCGGCGAGATCACGGACATATTCAGATATTGCCTGGGGAGTCACGCCGAGTTTTTCCGCAATTTCCTGCTGGCGGATCGACGGCTGGTGTTCGGCAACCTCAACTAAGACCTGGAATCTGGTCGTTTCACGTTTACTGCGAAGGATGTTGGTTAATGGATCATCAGGCATGGTATATCTCCTATTCTGTATTATGGGCGCTCCACAAAGAAAATATGTGGGGCACAAAACCCTACACTTATATTGTCTGTGATTCTATAATCCTTTTTGAGAAGGATTGATGAAGTCTGGTAAAATAATCCTGCGCGGGATCGTACAAGGAGTAGGATTCCGCCCGTTTGTCTATGCCCAGGCACAACGGTTTGGAATAAAAGGGACGGTCATCAATCACGGGAGCGAAGTGGAGATCGATGCTGCCGGCGAGGAGTTCGATGCGTTCTGCCGCGAGATCAGAAAAGGACCGAAGATGTCGGTGATCGACTCGGTGTCCGTCGAGCCGCTGCACGACTGGAATCCTCCGGCAGATTTTACTATTCTGAAAAGTCAGGACGGGGCAAGGACGGGATTTGTTCCTGCAGATATTGCGACCTGCGAACACTGTCTCCACGATATTATGGATCCAAACAGCCGGTATTTTGGATACTGGGCAACCTCATGTACCGACTGCGGACCAAGATACAGCATCATCAAATCCGTTCCCTATGACCGGGAACGAACGAGTATGGATGAATTCCCGGCATGTCCGGATTGCCTGAAAGACTACGAGAATCCGGGAAACAGGCGGCATCATGCCCAGACGATCACCTGCAGAGAATGCGGACCAAAACTTTCTCTGCTGAAAGGGACGGGTGAGAATATTGAGGGGGCCGACCCCATCTCGGCGGCGGCAGAACTGCTGGATGCGGGAAATATTGTGGCCGTCAGAGGGGTTGGAGGATTTCATATCTGTTGTGTTGAAAAGACGGCAGAACGTCTGAAACAAAATCTCGGACGACCGAACCAGTCACTCGCCGTAATGATGAAGCCCGAGACGATGCGGGATTTTGTCGTCGAGCCGACAAAGGAGGAGTGGGATCTCCTCAAGGGACCTGTTCATCCGATCATGATCCTTGATAAGATCGATCCGGAATCACACCGAGCCCTGTCCCAGCTCCACAATCTCGGCGTGATGCTGCCGTATACGGGACTCCACCATCTGCTGTTTGCAAAACTCAAATCTCCCCTTTTGATAATGACCAGCGCGAATGCTCCGGGAACGCCGATGATCACCGAAACGAAAATCATCATCGAAAAGATGGGGCGGGTTGTGGATTATATTCTCACCCACGACCGGGAGATCGTGAACCGGTGCGATGATTCGGTTGTAAGAGACGGGTATCTGATCAGAATGTCGCGGGGTTTTGCCCCGCTCAGAACAAGAATGGATCTTGGGGACAGGCAGATCCTCGGCGTAGGGCCGGAACTGAACGCGAATGCAACGATCTATAAGGGCGGATTTCTGATAACGTCGCCGCATATCGGAAACATCAGAAACCCCCCGACCGTGGCATATTTAGAGGAGACGATCGAAAAACTGACCAGTCTTACCGGATCGATGCCGAAGATCATTGCCCACGACCTCCACCCGCAGTTTCTGAGTACACGGGTCGCTCAGGAACTTGCCGAACGATACGGGGCAACTCTCTGCCCGGTCCAGCATCACTGCGCACACATCGCCTCGGTGACGACCGAGGAGGTCGTAGGCATCGCGATCGACGGGGTTGGATACGGAGAGGATGCAACCATCTGGGGAGGGGAGATTCTTGCGGGATCGCCGGGAAACGGATATATGCGGACCGGACATCTTGAACCGGTGCTTATGCCCGGGGGGGATCTGGCAACAAAGTTCCCGGAGAGAATGCTCTACGGCATTCTTCCAACAAAAGACACCCTGTCGCTTCTTCAGAACAGAGGGTGGAACGATACGGCTCTGAGAATCCTTGCCCAGCAGACGGAAAAACGGTTCAACACCCCCGTCACGACGTCTACGGGACGGGTTCTGGACGCAGCGGCGGCATTACTTGGGATCTGCCGGGAACGGACATACGACGGCGAACCGTCAATGATGCTGGAGGCATATGCCGCACGGGGCGTTGCCCAGCCTATGGAAATCAGTATCGAATCAAGGGAAGGGCGGGATGTTTTGCTGACATCCTCCATCCTTCGTGAGGGGATGGAGATGCTTTCTGACGGCATATCTGTTGAAGACATTGCAGCATCGATCCAAACGACTCTGGCAAAGGGCATCGCGGATACGGCGCTTGCGGGAATCGAAAAAACCGGCATACATACAGCGGCACTCTCTGGAGGAGTTGCCATAAACCGCTCCATTCGGGAGACGATCATTGAAACGCTCAAAGAGGCGGGAGTTGCCTGCCTCACGAATCCAAGATACCCATTCGGTGATGGCTGTATCTCCTGCGGCCAGGTTGTTACCGCCGGGATTCTTGCAAAAGAGGGACGCATATGACAGCATGTGAAGTACACGAAAAATGGAATGAAATCGAACTGAGGATAGCGCAGCCGGCACAATTCTACAATTTGCTCGACCCTGCGCCGAACGACGAGAAAGAGATCAATCAGGTAACCGAATCCTACATCATGGACTCGCTCGATGACATGCAAAACGATAAACGTGGTTCCGCGAAGATCGTTTTGTATCTCGAACAGACTCTTTACGATGATGAAAAAACACGCAAGGATATGGAAAAGGCAATCCATTCCCATTTTGCCGAAAGAGTCTGTTCGGCGACCCTGAAATACAAACAGGCCATGAACAAAGGGCGGAGATACCTCATCCGCGGACTGATTTTCCTGATAATCTGTCTGATATTCAGTAGTGTGGTAACCAGCATTCACAATCAGAATGATATCATCTATGCGATCGGACAGAGTTTTGTCATTATCGGCTGGGTCGCCCTCTGGAGACCCGTAGAGTTCTATCTTTATGATCGCCGCGACATGATTGACGAGAGAAAAATGCTCTCACAGCTGGAAACGATACCCATTGATACTCGCAGATGGGATAAACAAACCTGAAAAATAAACCATCCTCTTTTTCAAAAAAATCCCGTCAGGAAAATATCCTAAACGATGGGAAATACCTCAGCCGATTGATGCCGGATTAATTATTAAAAAAAAGATTTAGCCGAAGAGTGCGCCAAGGCCTGCCATGGCGTTCTCTTCTTCTTCTTCCTTGTTCTCTTCGGGTGCTGCTGCCTCTTCGACTGCTGCTGCTGCGCCTGCTGCTGCCGGTGCTGCTGCAACGGCGACTGGTGCTGCTGCTGCCTTGGAGATTGCTTCCTCGATGTCGACACCGTCAAGTGCTGCGATTAATGCTTTGACACGGGAGTCGTCAACTGCGATACCTGCGGCAGAGAGAACTGCCTTTACCGATTCTTCATCCACAGTCTTAGCTGCGGAGTGAACTAACAGAGCTGCGTAAATATACTCCATTTTGATTTCACCTTTGTATTTGTTTAAATTGCCTTCAGGGCGTTTGCTTGTCTGTATGCCTTGCTGATGATCAGCTCGATGACACCCTTCTCATAGATGGATGCTTCTACACCGAGGTTTCTTGCCTCACGGACGGCCTTCGCGATCTGAGCCTCAGTAACACCGACACATGCCGTTGGAACTGCTGCGTTGACTGCGAGGTTGAATGCCTGCTGTGCTGCGAGAGTGATCTTTGCCTTGTATGCCTCGTCGTCTACAGAGAGGACGTCCGGCAGATACAGGTCTCCCTCGTAACATACTGCGAGGAGGGAGAGACCGACCGGCATTGGTTTAATGCCAAGCTTTGAAAGCACATCGGCCTGTTTCTTGTTGATAGCCTCGCCAGCTTTAACAACGGTCTTGGTCTCTTTGATTTTGACCTTTCCGCCGTCGATAGCTGCCGGGATACCAGCCTGCTGGAGTTCTCCTACGATCGGTCCGGGCTTAAAGGTAGTTGGTCCTGCCGGAACAACAATGTCTTCAGGAGTGATCTCGCCTGCTTTTGCGGAACGCTTTGTCTTCGTCTGCTCAAGGGACTTGAACAGCTTAAAGGGGTTGCCGTTTGCAAAGATGAGGGCGGAGTGTTCGGAAACCTTCCCGTTCAGATCAACGAAGTGACCGCCGAGTTCATTCATGGAATGCTCGACAAGGGTGTTTCTTGCAACCTTCACAACTGCATTGCTGCGCAGATTTCTGCGGATCTGCTGGAACTGTCTTGCGGGAATACCGTAGACATCAACTAAGCCGACGAGTGCATACTTGTCGGCGAGATCTTTGATCTGCTCAACTTCTTCACGTTTCCATGCGGGAAGATGGTGGGTATAAATTGCCATACTTACATCACCTTCACTGCTGGACCCATCGTGGTTTTGACGTAGACGGAACGGATGTTTAACTCTCCGCTTTCAAGTCTTCCTACAACCCTCTTTACGACGGCGTCAATATTTTCAGAAACTTCCTCAACGGTCATGCCGGTGTTGCCGACTTTCACAGACATATTGAGTCTGTCTTTTGACCGAATCTTAACGGAGTTTCTCAGACGCTCGACGATCGGAGTGATGTCCTGGGTCGGCGGGATCGGCTGCGGCATTTTACCGCGTGGACCGAGTCTCTGACCAAGCCAGCGACCAACAAGGGGCATAACCGCGGTCTCTGCAAGGAAGAAGTCATACTGTCCGGCCATTTTGCGTGCTTCACGCGGAACGCCGCCCAGACGCTCGATCTCGTCAGGGCCGATAATTAAATCGACACCGGCGTTACGTGCCTGGGATACAATATCTCCCTTACCAAGGACGGCGATCTTTTTGACGCCTATTGCCTGTGGCAGAAGAATCGTCTCATCAATACGGTTTTTTGGCTGGGCCATGTCAACGTGTTTCAGGTTGATAGTAATATCAATACTTTCCTGGAACTTACGCTCGGGGGCCTGCGTGATTGCTGCCGTAACAGCATTTATAATCTGGGTTCTTTCAACCATTTGATGAAGCCTCCCATAGTTCTTCGACTGGAGTGTTCCCCAATCTCCTATGGTTTTGTTCTCTACTACTGTACATTTTTTTACGTGGGAAATCCACGTACCCGTTTGAAGCGGTGCAAACAAACTCGCTTATGCGAGCTGTTCGTCCCACTCGCCTGCATTGACGGCGGCAATTGCCTGTTTGGCAGTTTTGCCTTCGACGGTTACACCAACGGAAACGCAGGTGCCCATGACTTCCTTTGCGGCCGTTTTCAGGTCGTAGGAAAGCATGGATTCCATCTTCATCTTTGCAATGCGAATGACAGCTTCAAGCGGCAGATTACCAACTGCCTGAGTGTTCGGAGTGCCGGAACCCTTCTCAACACCCGCTTCTTTCATTACAAGAGCGGTTGTCGGAGGAATACCGACTGTTAACGTGACGTTCTTTTTGTCATCGACCATTACCGTTACCGGAACGGACATGCCATTGAACTCAGCAGTCTTTTTGTTGATATCATCAACGACTGCCTTTACGTTGATCCCAAGGGGACCCAGTGCCGGACCGAGTGGTGGTCCTGCAGTTGCTCTACCGCCGGGTACCAGTACCTCGACAGTTTCTGCCATTGTATCACCGTATGTTGGCGCATACCCGAAGGTAGCCCAACATTGGTTCACTAAGGTCGACCTCTGAGAACATAAACCTACTGGATAAATGTCCCCGGAAAAAGAGATTGATTGGAGAATGTATGGGGATTTCCCGCATTCACGCGGAAAAATCCGGGTTCAATCCTGATTGCGATCGATCACACGGACGTTGTCGCCGCGAATCGTGATCGGGATCGGAACGATCGATTCGTAGAGTTCAACAGTGATTTCTTCTTTGGTGTGATCAACGCGCTTGACCACAGCCTTCTCGCCCTTGAACGGACCGGCGATCAGTTC from Methanocorpusculum labreanum Z includes:
- the hypF gene encoding carbamoyltransferase HypF, whose translation is MKSGKIILRGIVQGVGFRPFVYAQAQRFGIKGTVINHGSEVEIDAAGEEFDAFCREIRKGPKMSVIDSVSVEPLHDWNPPADFTILKSQDGARTGFVPADIATCEHCLHDIMDPNSRYFGYWATSCTDCGPRYSIIKSVPYDRERTSMDEFPACPDCLKDYENPGNRRHHAQTITCRECGPKLSLLKGTGENIEGADPISAAAELLDAGNIVAVRGVGGFHICCVEKTAERLKQNLGRPNQSLAVMMKPETMRDFVVEPTKEEWDLLKGPVHPIMILDKIDPESHRALSQLHNLGVMLPYTGLHHLLFAKLKSPLLIMTSANAPGTPMITETKIIIEKMGRVVDYILTHDREIVNRCDDSVVRDGYLIRMSRGFAPLRTRMDLGDRQILGVGPELNANATIYKGGFLITSPHIGNIRNPPTVAYLEETIEKLTSLTGSMPKIIAHDLHPQFLSTRVAQELAERYGATLCPVQHHCAHIASVTTEEVVGIAIDGVGYGEDATIWGGEILAGSPGNGYMRTGHLEPVLMPGGDLATKFPERMLYGILPTKDTLSLLQNRGWNDTALRILAQQTEKRFNTPVTTSTGRVLDAAAALLGICRERTYDGEPSMMLEAYAARGVAQPMEISIESREGRDVLLTSSILREGMEMLSDGISVEDIAASIQTTLAKGIADTALAGIEKTGIHTAALSGGVAINRSIRETIIETLKEAGVACLTNPRYPFGDGCISCGQVVTAGILAKEGRI
- a CDS encoding 50S ribosomal protein L11; this encodes MAETVEVLVPGGRATAGPPLGPALGPLGINVKAVVDDINKKTAEFNGMSVPVTVMVDDKKNVTLTVGIPPTTALVMKEAGVEKGSGTPNTQAVGNLPLEAVIRIAKMKMESMLSYDLKTAAKEVMGTCVSVGVTVEGKTAKQAIAAVNAGEWDEQLA
- a CDS encoding DUF7839 domain-containing protein, encoding MPDDPLTNILRSKRETTRFQVLVEVAEHQPSIRQQEIAEKLGVTPQAISEYVRDLAEEGYISAEGRGRYYVTHKGVEWVLNNAEILESYARHVRRDIIHQVVTWAAIADADLKAGDSVGVYMKSGWLYAGKRPQTAMGMVTADASAGMDVGVARLAGIIEHTEGKVDVAKVPRIERGGSKMVSMEKFLSLAKNADIIAAVGLEAYLACKNSGIKPDMFFGAREGTVEAAFHGMRCLILVVDEEFTDFLKRLETAGLSYTIHELVTE
- a CDS encoding catalase, with the translated sequence MDEKQALTHENGAPVADNLNSLTAGPRGPLMLQDLWFLEKLAHFDREVIPERRMHAKGSGAFGTFTVTGEVEKYTKAKVFEKGKKTDVFVRFSTVAGERGAADAERDIRGFAIKFYTEDGNWDLVGNNTPVFFIRDPLQFPDLNHAIKRDPKTNMRSAQNNWDFWTSLPEALHQVTIVMSDRGIPASYRHMHGFGSHTYSLINAEGKRFWVKYHFKTQQGIKNITDQEAEMLVGMDRESNQRDLFEAIERKEFPRWTMYFQIMTEEEARVRKENPFDISKVWSHKEYPMIEVGVLELNRNPENYFADVEQAAFNPANLVPGVGVSPDKLLQGRLFSYGDAQRYRLGVNHSLIPVNRPKVPVHAYHRDGRMRVDGNYGATKGYVPNSYGEWAGQEAYRDPPLSLSGDMARYEQKDDVNDDCFYQPGDLYRLMTEDKKQVLIENTARNMETVTENIKYRHAAHCYLADPNYGTRFAKICGLDLDKVISLAKMSHAERMEHTKN
- a CDS encoding 50S ribosomal protein L10; translation: MAIYTHHLPAWKREEVEQIKDLADKYALVGLVDVYGIPARQFQQIRRNLRSNAVVKVARNTLVEHSMNELGGHFVDLNGKVSEHSALIFANGNPFKLFKSLEQTKTKRSAKAGEITPEDIVVPAGPTTFKPGPIVGELQQAGIPAAIDGGKVKIKETKTVVKAGEAINKKQADVLSKLGIKPMPVGLSLLAVCYEGDLYLPDVLSVDDEAYKAKITLAAQQAFNLAVNAAVPTACVGVTEAQIAKAVREARNLGVEASIYEKGVIELIISKAYRQANALKAI
- a CDS encoding HemK2/MTQ2 family protein methyltransferase; the protein is MDIDTSQIYFPAEDTYLLIKAARTEVKQEDRVLEIGTGSGAVAKSVAEITPAVLAVEINPHAAQYAREVNGIEVIRGDLFDPVCGEFDLILFNAPYLPTDPAERFDDWLEYALDGGPSGRDVVERFLREAPSRLATFGRILLLISSLTGMNEILKLCHAQGFIALVTAEERQEDGETLYVLRISRDLCSLCGT
- a CDS encoding 50S ribosomal protein L1; this translates as MVERTQIINAVTAAITQAPERKFQESIDITINLKHVDMAQPKNRIDETILLPQAIGVKKIAVLGKGDIVSQARNAGVDLIIGPDEIERLGGVPREARKMAGQYDFFLAETAVMPLVGRWLGQRLGPRGKMPQPIPPTQDITPIVERLRNSVKIRSKDRLNMSVKVGNTGMTVEEVSENIDAVVKRVVGRLESGELNIRSVYVKTTMGPAVKVM
- a CDS encoding DEAD/DEAH box helicase, producing MTTIVQPWKKGYKVYFCDDAKAGKIKHVGTVELEETSKGMRPSEFFVRRPGTSHAEKTPTKEFITVLRANGPIKLTQTMPAFQDFLRGMQLSWETTTLCRTCLFDDRITPLTEETRIRCGQEYVCLDCAKRELRRELGHIKHLGKRTQLHIENLLEEYRDLDMVLAILQPESLDTKKTMFDRLEAHDQTPTERIENLPLPRKFVDLCGVETLMPAQQRAVESGLLYGKDLLVVAATASGKTFIGEMAGLKNYIEKRGRMLFLVPLVALANQKYDRFSEKYKSVTQTSIMTGVSRVNLPETRPVGNRGAGGGIVVGTYEGMDNLLRKGMPVSNIGTVVIDEVQMLEDPERGHRLDGLIARLKYVAPKAQFLYLSATIGSPNLLAKKLNAALVSYADRPVALERHLIFTEKDGKIPFIKKLVFEEFNKTSSKGYKGQTIVFTNARSRCHTIAEAIGGMAAPYHAGLTSQERRAVERQFEEGKLACVVTTAALAAGVDFPASQVIFDALAMGIDWLSVQEFHQMMGRAGRPDFHDLGRVVVLAEPGVSYSRETKLTEEEVAIQLLKGDMEEVSPVYDIEETSEEFAANAITCRGREADIITVGNSMVGVGDDPIQELLKHKLVRKSGGFLELSPLGKVMAEHFIGMERLLEIDKLVRVMDDPLEMIAELFCMEEEREKEKRRVDRRSTEKKESAWIGDKKASAKPDSEPAWVVKKKEIHAVEKHAHDDARRKKAGSRKLRREEDEVEVAKPPRRASKEMEDRVERKKREASQFIPPPKRKQREGTGPGVSGKGSKTGSSGDPVNIIEGAVDLRRAGKYDEALKILGNYVADNPKDSRALVELGKVYDLRNERDTAYLCYQKAAAANTQNREAIDRMNAFLIGITVDIDNDAADSGKQPAVVKKKKE
- the rpl12p gene encoding 50S ribosomal protein P1, which gives rise to MEYIYAALLVHSAAKTVDEESVKAVLSAAGIAVDDSRVKALIAALDGVDIEEAISKAAAAPVAVAAAPAAAGAAAAVEEAAAPEENKEEEEENAMAGLGALFG